One region of Mus musculus strain C57BL/6J chromosome 3, GRCm38.p6 C57BL/6J genomic DNA includes:
- the Alpk1 gene encoding alpha-protein kinase 1 isoform X2: MPWLRYCMSASKCWIVSCWKRQMCLQRTRVRTSGAEAALRASILVQDCAAASAIVFLMDRFLYGLDVSGKLLQVAKGLHKLKPATPIAPQVVIRQARVSVNSGKLLKAEYILSSLISNNGATGTWLYRNESDKVLVQSVCIQIRGQILQKLGMWYEAAELIWASVIGYLTLPQPDKKGISTSLGILADIFVSMSKTDYEKFKKSPKVNLALLKEFDHHLLSASEACKLAAAFSAYTPLFVLTAVNIRGTCLLSYSCSADCPPGMKSVHLCEAKEAFEIGLLTKKDGELVSGKQELHSFIKAAFGLTTVHSRLHGETDAVRAARQLCSEAVGKLYTFSTSPTSQDREGLSQEIMSLISQVKGHLRVQSFPNLDACSYVPESFKCGLDRLILHGHVDFQQILETYSQHHTSVCEVFESTCGNSKRNQRDTKSEVCITTLKTETNTADTMVATLERVSSQDSRSTASSKMSKKDQGKLQRERGRSWTHSKAFRVSLDLDMETETEPPNHSNGGTDVFNKSLRDNSSSCSWGRLSGLSSSTSWEEVNCAVQDVVRKGSGQEEHPVEAQSSEAASEEPKRNRSSRAVYLSSKLRGVSLQTTGDDNLESSPSQLHNHTSILPFNAKDTCLASGAGLVETAEGSSNTSLQSSHSCGSDSWSLSSSDRFTDVTTNPSVQEEEPSGIMGDVPESKYDCKDWHGEKNGGTLAEICTGPELTSAPSSVDPEGETAESTDDGLSPSQVALGCLEGSHSMSTRRTFFPDGSVQNADSAKTGCSVRDQTVDPDASTVDEEGQMLDSTEICSIGQDGAHRPRALRSGQSAEGPKSFVNGSSPSPIFDEDFSTTEEGEELGSMLKSSQNSSSYSPWWLKSPAFSRSSSDGESSWSLLNSSRSSFASLAGQTSQEILEARTLQPDDLEKLLAGVRHDWLLQRLENTGVLKSNQLQQAHSALLLKYSKKSELWTAQETVVYLGDYLKVKKKGKQRNAFWVHYLHQEETLGRYVGKEYKERKGLRHHFTDVERQMTAQHYVTEFNKRLYEQKIPTQIFYIPSTILLILEDRTIKGCISVEPYILGEFVKLSNNTKAVKNEYKATEYGLAYGHFSYEFSNHRDVVVDLQGWVTGNGKGLIYLTDPQIHSVDQKDVTTNFGKRGIFYFFNNQHASCNEICHRLSLTRPSLEQTSMQSILTY; this comes from the exons GCGGCCTTGCGAGCCTCCATCCTTGTCCAGGACTGCGCTGCCGCCTCCGCTATTGTCTTCTTGATGGACCGGTTCCTGTATGGACTCGACGTCTCCGGAAAACTCCTGCAGGTCGCCAAAGGCTTGCACAAGCTGAAGCCTGCAACGCCCATCGCCCCGCAGGTGGTCATCCGACAAGCCCGAGTCTCCGTCAACTCAG GGAAACTGTTGAAGGCAGAATACATCCTGAGCAGCCTGATAAGCAACAACGGAGCAACCG GGACCTGGCTGTATAGGAATGAGAGTGACAAAGTCCTGGTACAGTCGGTCTGCATACAGATCAGAGGGCAGATTCTGCAGAAGCTAG GCATGTGGTATGAAGCGGCAGAATTGATATGGGCCTCTGTCATAGGATATCTGACACTCCCTCAGCCAGATAAGAAG GGCATTTCCACATCACTGGGCATACTGGCAGACATCTTTGTTTCCATGAGCAAAACCGATTATGAAAAGTTTAAGAAGAGCCCAAAGGTTAACTTG GCCCTGCTCAAGGAGTTTGACCACCATTTGTTGTCAGCCTCGGAAGCCTGCAAGCTGGCAGCTGCCTTCAGTGCCTACACACCCCTCTTTGTGCTCACGGCTGTG AATATCCGTGGCACATGTTTGTTGTCATATAGCTGTTCTGCTGACTGCCCTCCGGGAATGAAAAGTGTGCATCTGTGTGAAGCCAAAGAAGCTTTTGAGATTGGCCTCCTGACCAAGAAAGATGGCGAGCTGGTTAGTGGCAAGCAGGAGCTGCACAGTTTCATCAAAGCTGCTTTCGGCCTCACCACGGTGCACTCCAGACTCCATGGGGAGACAGATGCAGTTCGCGCAGCAAGGCAGCTATGCAGTGAAGCTGTGGGCAAGCTCTACACCTTCAGCACTTCCCCCACAAGCCAGGACAGAGAAGGCCTGTCTCAGGAAATCATGTCTCTCATCAGCCAGGTGAAGGGACATCTACGAGTTCAAAGCTTCCCAAATTTAGATGCTTGCTCTTATGTCCCAGAGAGTTTCAAGTGTGGTTTAGATCGACTCATCTTGCATGGACACGTGGATTTCCAACAAATTCTTGAAACCTATTCCCAGCACCATACTTCAGTGTGTGAGGTATTTGAAAGCACTTGTGGGAACAGCAAACGCAACCAGAGAGACACAAAATCGGAGGTCTGTATTACcactctgaagacagaaacaaacaccGCAGATACTATGGTTGCTACTCTAGAGAGGGTGAGTTCCCAAGACAGCAGGAGTACAGCTTCTTCCAAAATGTCTAAGAAAGATCAAGGGAAGCtccaaagagaaagggggagaagcTGGACCCATTCCAAGGCATTCCGAGTCTCCCTGGATCTAGATATGGAGactgagactgagccaccaaatcACAGCAATGGAGGGACAGATGTTTTCAACAAGTCTCTGAGAGACAACTCTAGCTCCTGTTCTTGGGGCAGACTGTCAGGGCTCAGCTCTTCCACAAGCTGGGAGGAAGTGAACTGCGCTGTTCAGGATGTAGTAAGGAAAGGGTCTGGCCAAGAAGAGCATCCTGTGGAGGCGCAAAGCTCTGAGGCAGCGTCTGAGGAGCCCAAGAggaacagaagcagcagagctgtGTATTTGTCTTCAAAGCTCCGTGGTGTCTCTCTTCAGACAACTGGAGATGACAACTTAGAGTCTTCACCAAGTCAGTTACACAATCAcacatccatccttcctttcaaTGCAAAAGATACTTGTTTGGCCTCGGGTGCAGGACTGGTAGAAACCGCTGAAGGATCTAGCAATACTTCTCTTCAGTCCAGTCATTCGTGTGGTTCTGATTCCTGGTCCTTGTCTAGTTCAGACAGGTTCACGGATGTGACCACGAATCCTTCAGTTCAGGAAGAAGAACCCTCTGGAATAATGGGTGATGTCCCAGAATCCAAGTATGACTGTAAAGACTGGCACGGAGAAAAGAATGGGGGAACACTCGCTGAAATATGCACAGGGCCTGAATTAACATCTGCCCCCTCTTCGGTCGACCCAGAAGGAGAAACAGCAGAAAGCACAGACGATGGACTATCACCCTCTCAGGTAGCCCTGGGATGTTTAGAAGGCAGCCATTCAATGTCTACGCGTAGGACTTTCTTTCCGGATGGGTCGGTTCAAAACGCTGACTCAGCAAAGACTGGCTGCTCAGTCAGAGACCAGACTGTCGACCCTGATGCCTCAACGGTGGATGAGGAGGGCCAAATGCTTGACAGCACAGAGATCTGCTCCATTGGCCAAGATGGCGCTCACAGACCACGTGCTTTGAGGTCCGGTCAGAGTGCGGAGGGGCCAAAGTCCTTTGTAAATGGCTCCAGTCCTTCCCCTATCTTCGATGAGGACTTCAGCaccacagaggaaggagaggagcttGGGAGCATGCTGAAGAGCAGCCAAAACTCCAGCTCATACTCACCATGGTGGCTAAAATCACCAGCCTTTTCCCGCAGTTCGTCAGATGGGGAAAGCTCCTGGTCTCTGCTGAACTCAAGCAGAAGTTCCTTCGCCTCGCTGGCAGGACAGACCAGTCAAGAGATCCTTGAGGCTCGAACCCTACAGCCTGATGACCTTGAAAAACTTCTGGCGGGCGTGAGGCATGATTGGCTGCTTCAGAGACTGGAGAATACTGGCGTTTTGAAGTCCAATCAACTCCAACAAGCCCACA GTGCCCTTCTGCTAAAATATTCCAAAAAGTCTGAGTTGTGGACAGCGCAGGAAACTGTGGTGTATCTGGGAGACTACCTGAAAGTGAAGAAGAAGGGCAAGCAGAGAAATGCATTTTGGGTCCACTATCTCCATCAAGAGGAAACCCTggggag ATACGTTGGGAAAGAATACAAAGAGAGGAAGGGGCTCCGGCACCACTTCACTGATGTGGAGCGGCAGATGACAGCACAGCACTACGTGACAGAGTTTAACAAGAGACTCTACGAGCAAAAGATTCCGACTCAGATATTCTACATCCCCTCTACAATATTACTG ATTTTGGAAGACAGGACTATAAAGGGATGCATCAGTGTAGAGCCTTACATCCTGGGGGAATTCGTCAAGTTATCCAATAACACCAAAGCAGTCAAAAATGAGTACAAAGCTACAGAATATGGCTTGGCCTATGGCCATTTTTCTTATGAGTTTTCTAACCATAGAGATGTGGTGGTTGATTTACAAG GTTGGGTGACTGGTAATGGAAAAGGCCTGATCTATCTCACGGATCCTcagattcactctgtagaccagaaagaTGTCACTACAAACTTTGGAAAGCGGGGAATATTTTACTTCTTTAATAACCAACATGCAAGCTGTAATGAAATATGCCATCGTCTTTCTCTGACTAGACCTTCACTAGAGCAAACAA GCATGCAGAGCATATTGACATATTGA
- the Alpk1 gene encoding alpha-protein kinase 1 isoform X1 codes for MNNQDAVASILHECKQVLDRLLLETPDVSTEDKSEDQRCRASLPSELRTLIQEAEEMKWPFVPEKWQYKQAMSPEDKTNLQDVIGAGLQQLLAALRASILVQDCAAASAIVFLMDRFLYGLDVSGKLLQVAKGLHKLKPATPIAPQVVIRQARVSVNSGKLLKAEYILSSLISNNGATGTWLYRNESDKVLVQSVCIQIRGQILQKLGMWYEAAELIWASVIGYLTLPQPDKKGISTSLGILADIFVSMSKTDYEKFKKSPKVNLALLKEFDHHLLSASEACKLAAAFSAYTPLFVLTAVNIRGTCLLSYSCSADCPPGMKSVHLCEAKEAFEIGLLTKKDGELVSGKQELHSFIKAAFGLTTVHSRLHGETDAVRAARQLCSEAVGKLYTFSTSPTSQDREGLSQEIMSLISQVKGHLRVQSFPNLDACSYVPESFKCGLDRLILHGHVDFQQILETYSQHHTSVCEVFESTCGNSKRNQRDTKSEVCITTLKTETNTADTMVATLERVSSQDSRSTASSKMSKKDQGKLQRERGRSWTHSKAFRVSLDLDMETETEPPNHSNGGTDVFNKSLRDNSSSCSWGRLSGLSSSTSWEEVNCAVQDVVRKGSGQEEHPVEAQSSEAASEEPKRNRSSRAVYLSSKLRGVSLQTTGDDNLESSPSQLHNHTSILPFNAKDTCLASGAGLVETAEGSSNTSLQSSHSCGSDSWSLSSSDRFTDVTTNPSVQEEEPSGIMGDVPESKYDCKDWHGEKNGGTLAEICTGPELTSAPSSVDPEGETAESTDDGLSPSQVALGCLEGSHSMSTRRTFFPDGSVQNADSAKTGCSVRDQTVDPDASTVDEEGQMLDSTEICSIGQDGAHRPRALRSGQSAEGPKSFVNGSSPSPIFDEDFSTTEEGEELGSMLKSSQNSSSYSPWWLKSPAFSRSSSDGESSWSLLNSSRSSFASLAGQTSQEILEARTLQPDDLEKLLAGVRHDWLLQRLENTGVLKSNQLQQAHSALLLKYSKKSELWTAQETVVYLGDYLKVKKKGKQRNAFWVHYLHQEETLGRYVGKEYKERKGLRHHFTDVERQMTAQHYVTEFNKRLYEQKIPTQIFYIPSTILLILEDRTIKGCISVEPYILGEFVKLSNNTKAVKNEYKATEYGLAYGHFSYEFSNHRDVVVDLQGWVTGNGKGLIYLTDPQIHSVDQKDVTTNFGKRGIFYFFNNQHASCNEICHRLSLTRPSLEQTSMQSILTY; via the exons GCGGCCTTGCGAGCCTCCATCCTTGTCCAGGACTGCGCTGCCGCCTCCGCTATTGTCTTCTTGATGGACCGGTTCCTGTATGGACTCGACGTCTCCGGAAAACTCCTGCAGGTCGCCAAAGGCTTGCACAAGCTGAAGCCTGCAACGCCCATCGCCCCGCAGGTGGTCATCCGACAAGCCCGAGTCTCCGTCAACTCAG GGAAACTGTTGAAGGCAGAATACATCCTGAGCAGCCTGATAAGCAACAACGGAGCAACCG GGACCTGGCTGTATAGGAATGAGAGTGACAAAGTCCTGGTACAGTCGGTCTGCATACAGATCAGAGGGCAGATTCTGCAGAAGCTAG GCATGTGGTATGAAGCGGCAGAATTGATATGGGCCTCTGTCATAGGATATCTGACACTCCCTCAGCCAGATAAGAAG GGCATTTCCACATCACTGGGCATACTGGCAGACATCTTTGTTTCCATGAGCAAAACCGATTATGAAAAGTTTAAGAAGAGCCCAAAGGTTAACTTG GCCCTGCTCAAGGAGTTTGACCACCATTTGTTGTCAGCCTCGGAAGCCTGCAAGCTGGCAGCTGCCTTCAGTGCCTACACACCCCTCTTTGTGCTCACGGCTGTG AATATCCGTGGCACATGTTTGTTGTCATATAGCTGTTCTGCTGACTGCCCTCCGGGAATGAAAAGTGTGCATCTGTGTGAAGCCAAAGAAGCTTTTGAGATTGGCCTCCTGACCAAGAAAGATGGCGAGCTGGTTAGTGGCAAGCAGGAGCTGCACAGTTTCATCAAAGCTGCTTTCGGCCTCACCACGGTGCACTCCAGACTCCATGGGGAGACAGATGCAGTTCGCGCAGCAAGGCAGCTATGCAGTGAAGCTGTGGGCAAGCTCTACACCTTCAGCACTTCCCCCACAAGCCAGGACAGAGAAGGCCTGTCTCAGGAAATCATGTCTCTCATCAGCCAGGTGAAGGGACATCTACGAGTTCAAAGCTTCCCAAATTTAGATGCTTGCTCTTATGTCCCAGAGAGTTTCAAGTGTGGTTTAGATCGACTCATCTTGCATGGACACGTGGATTTCCAACAAATTCTTGAAACCTATTCCCAGCACCATACTTCAGTGTGTGAGGTATTTGAAAGCACTTGTGGGAACAGCAAACGCAACCAGAGAGACACAAAATCGGAGGTCTGTATTACcactctgaagacagaaacaaacaccGCAGATACTATGGTTGCTACTCTAGAGAGGGTGAGTTCCCAAGACAGCAGGAGTACAGCTTCTTCCAAAATGTCTAAGAAAGATCAAGGGAAGCtccaaagagaaagggggagaagcTGGACCCATTCCAAGGCATTCCGAGTCTCCCTGGATCTAGATATGGAGactgagactgagccaccaaatcACAGCAATGGAGGGACAGATGTTTTCAACAAGTCTCTGAGAGACAACTCTAGCTCCTGTTCTTGGGGCAGACTGTCAGGGCTCAGCTCTTCCACAAGCTGGGAGGAAGTGAACTGCGCTGTTCAGGATGTAGTAAGGAAAGGGTCTGGCCAAGAAGAGCATCCTGTGGAGGCGCAAAGCTCTGAGGCAGCGTCTGAGGAGCCCAAGAggaacagaagcagcagagctgtGTATTTGTCTTCAAAGCTCCGTGGTGTCTCTCTTCAGACAACTGGAGATGACAACTTAGAGTCTTCACCAAGTCAGTTACACAATCAcacatccatccttcctttcaaTGCAAAAGATACTTGTTTGGCCTCGGGTGCAGGACTGGTAGAAACCGCTGAAGGATCTAGCAATACTTCTCTTCAGTCCAGTCATTCGTGTGGTTCTGATTCCTGGTCCTTGTCTAGTTCAGACAGGTTCACGGATGTGACCACGAATCCTTCAGTTCAGGAAGAAGAACCCTCTGGAATAATGGGTGATGTCCCAGAATCCAAGTATGACTGTAAAGACTGGCACGGAGAAAAGAATGGGGGAACACTCGCTGAAATATGCACAGGGCCTGAATTAACATCTGCCCCCTCTTCGGTCGACCCAGAAGGAGAAACAGCAGAAAGCACAGACGATGGACTATCACCCTCTCAGGTAGCCCTGGGATGTTTAGAAGGCAGCCATTCAATGTCTACGCGTAGGACTTTCTTTCCGGATGGGTCGGTTCAAAACGCTGACTCAGCAAAGACTGGCTGCTCAGTCAGAGACCAGACTGTCGACCCTGATGCCTCAACGGTGGATGAGGAGGGCCAAATGCTTGACAGCACAGAGATCTGCTCCATTGGCCAAGATGGCGCTCACAGACCACGTGCTTTGAGGTCCGGTCAGAGTGCGGAGGGGCCAAAGTCCTTTGTAAATGGCTCCAGTCCTTCCCCTATCTTCGATGAGGACTTCAGCaccacagaggaaggagaggagcttGGGAGCATGCTGAAGAGCAGCCAAAACTCCAGCTCATACTCACCATGGTGGCTAAAATCACCAGCCTTTTCCCGCAGTTCGTCAGATGGGGAAAGCTCCTGGTCTCTGCTGAACTCAAGCAGAAGTTCCTTCGCCTCGCTGGCAGGACAGACCAGTCAAGAGATCCTTGAGGCTCGAACCCTACAGCCTGATGACCTTGAAAAACTTCTGGCGGGCGTGAGGCATGATTGGCTGCTTCAGAGACTGGAGAATACTGGCGTTTTGAAGTCCAATCAACTCCAACAAGCCCACA GTGCCCTTCTGCTAAAATATTCCAAAAAGTCTGAGTTGTGGACAGCGCAGGAAACTGTGGTGTATCTGGGAGACTACCTGAAAGTGAAGAAGAAGGGCAAGCAGAGAAATGCATTTTGGGTCCACTATCTCCATCAAGAGGAAACCCTggggag ATACGTTGGGAAAGAATACAAAGAGAGGAAGGGGCTCCGGCACCACTTCACTGATGTGGAGCGGCAGATGACAGCACAGCACTACGTGACAGAGTTTAACAAGAGACTCTACGAGCAAAAGATTCCGACTCAGATATTCTACATCCCCTCTACAATATTACTG ATTTTGGAAGACAGGACTATAAAGGGATGCATCAGTGTAGAGCCTTACATCCTGGGGGAATTCGTCAAGTTATCCAATAACACCAAAGCAGTCAAAAATGAGTACAAAGCTACAGAATATGGCTTGGCCTATGGCCATTTTTCTTATGAGTTTTCTAACCATAGAGATGTGGTGGTTGATTTACAAG GTTGGGTGACTGGTAATGGAAAAGGCCTGATCTATCTCACGGATCCTcagattcactctgtagaccagaaagaTGTCACTACAAACTTTGGAAAGCGGGGAATATTTTACTTCTTTAATAACCAACATGCAAGCTGTAATGAAATATGCCATCGTCTTTCTCTGACTAGACCTTCACTAGAGCAAACAA GCATGCAGAGCATATTGACATATTGA
- the Alpk1 gene encoding alpha-protein kinase 1 isoform X3: MCTVCPDSCLLHQLLPQTNRRRIIPSSLGRLLSAVKAALRASILVQDCAAASAIVFLMDRFLYGLDVSGKLLQVAKGLHKLKPATPIAPQVVIRQARVSVNSGKLLKAEYILSSLISNNGATGTWLYRNESDKVLVQSVCIQIRGQILQKLGMWYEAAELIWASVIGYLTLPQPDKKGISTSLGILADIFVSMSKTDYEKFKKSPKVNLALLKEFDHHLLSASEACKLAAAFSAYTPLFVLTAVNIRGTCLLSYSCSADCPPGMKSVHLCEAKEAFEIGLLTKKDGELVSGKQELHSFIKAAFGLTTVHSRLHGETDAVRAARQLCSEAVGKLYTFSTSPTSQDREGLSQEIMSLISQVKGHLRVQSFPNLDACSYVPESFKCGLDRLILHGHVDFQQILETYSQHHTSVCEVFESTCGNSKRNQRDTKSEVCITTLKTETNTADTMVATLERVSSQDSRSTASSKMSKKDQGKLQRERGRSWTHSKAFRVSLDLDMETETEPPNHSNGGTDVFNKSLRDNSSSCSWGRLSGLSSSTSWEEVNCAVQDVVRKGSGQEEHPVEAQSSEAASEEPKRNRSSRAVYLSSKLRGVSLQTTGDDNLESSPSQLHNHTSILPFNAKDTCLASGAGLVETAEGSSNTSLQSSHSCGSDSWSLSSSDRFTDVTTNPSVQEEEPSGIMGDVPESKYDCKDWHGEKNGGTLAEICTGPELTSAPSSVDPEGETAESTDDGLSPSQVALGCLEGSHSMSTRRTFFPDGSVQNADSAKTGCSVRDQTVDPDASTVDEEGQMLDSTEICSIGQDGAHRPRALRSGQSAEGPKSFVNGSSPSPIFDEDFSTTEEGEELGSMLKSSQNSSSYSPWWLKSPAFSRSSSDGESSWSLLNSSRSSFASLAGQTSQEILEARTLQPDDLEKLLAGVRHDWLLQRLENTGVLKSNQLQQAHSALLLKYSKKSELWTAQETVVYLGDYLKVKKKGKQRNAFWVHYLHQEETLGRYVGKEYKERKGLRHHFTDVERQMTAQHYVTEFNKRLYEQKIPTQIFYIPSTILLILEDRTIKGCISVEPYILGEFVKLSNNTKAVKNEYKATEYGLAYGHFSYEFSNHRDVVVDLQGWVTGNGKGLIYLTDPQIHSVDQKDVTTNFGKRGIFYFFNNQHASCNEICHRLSLTRPSLEQTSMQSILTY, encoded by the exons ATGTGTACAGTCTGCCCAGACTCTTGTCTGttgcaccagctcctgccacaGACCAACCGGCGCAGAATAATTCCGTCCTCATTAGGAAGgcttctttctgcagtaaag GCGGCCTTGCGAGCCTCCATCCTTGTCCAGGACTGCGCTGCCGCCTCCGCTATTGTCTTCTTGATGGACCGGTTCCTGTATGGACTCGACGTCTCCGGAAAACTCCTGCAGGTCGCCAAAGGCTTGCACAAGCTGAAGCCTGCAACGCCCATCGCCCCGCAGGTGGTCATCCGACAAGCCCGAGTCTCCGTCAACTCAG GGAAACTGTTGAAGGCAGAATACATCCTGAGCAGCCTGATAAGCAACAACGGAGCAACCG GGACCTGGCTGTATAGGAATGAGAGTGACAAAGTCCTGGTACAGTCGGTCTGCATACAGATCAGAGGGCAGATTCTGCAGAAGCTAG GCATGTGGTATGAAGCGGCAGAATTGATATGGGCCTCTGTCATAGGATATCTGACACTCCCTCAGCCAGATAAGAAG GGCATTTCCACATCACTGGGCATACTGGCAGACATCTTTGTTTCCATGAGCAAAACCGATTATGAAAAGTTTAAGAAGAGCCCAAAGGTTAACTTG GCCCTGCTCAAGGAGTTTGACCACCATTTGTTGTCAGCCTCGGAAGCCTGCAAGCTGGCAGCTGCCTTCAGTGCCTACACACCCCTCTTTGTGCTCACGGCTGTG AATATCCGTGGCACATGTTTGTTGTCATATAGCTGTTCTGCTGACTGCCCTCCGGGAATGAAAAGTGTGCATCTGTGTGAAGCCAAAGAAGCTTTTGAGATTGGCCTCCTGACCAAGAAAGATGGCGAGCTGGTTAGTGGCAAGCAGGAGCTGCACAGTTTCATCAAAGCTGCTTTCGGCCTCACCACGGTGCACTCCAGACTCCATGGGGAGACAGATGCAGTTCGCGCAGCAAGGCAGCTATGCAGTGAAGCTGTGGGCAAGCTCTACACCTTCAGCACTTCCCCCACAAGCCAGGACAGAGAAGGCCTGTCTCAGGAAATCATGTCTCTCATCAGCCAGGTGAAGGGACATCTACGAGTTCAAAGCTTCCCAAATTTAGATGCTTGCTCTTATGTCCCAGAGAGTTTCAAGTGTGGTTTAGATCGACTCATCTTGCATGGACACGTGGATTTCCAACAAATTCTTGAAACCTATTCCCAGCACCATACTTCAGTGTGTGAGGTATTTGAAAGCACTTGTGGGAACAGCAAACGCAACCAGAGAGACACAAAATCGGAGGTCTGTATTACcactctgaagacagaaacaaacaccGCAGATACTATGGTTGCTACTCTAGAGAGGGTGAGTTCCCAAGACAGCAGGAGTACAGCTTCTTCCAAAATGTCTAAGAAAGATCAAGGGAAGCtccaaagagaaagggggagaagcTGGACCCATTCCAAGGCATTCCGAGTCTCCCTGGATCTAGATATGGAGactgagactgagccaccaaatcACAGCAATGGAGGGACAGATGTTTTCAACAAGTCTCTGAGAGACAACTCTAGCTCCTGTTCTTGGGGCAGACTGTCAGGGCTCAGCTCTTCCACAAGCTGGGAGGAAGTGAACTGCGCTGTTCAGGATGTAGTAAGGAAAGGGTCTGGCCAAGAAGAGCATCCTGTGGAGGCGCAAAGCTCTGAGGCAGCGTCTGAGGAGCCCAAGAggaacagaagcagcagagctgtGTATTTGTCTTCAAAGCTCCGTGGTGTCTCTCTTCAGACAACTGGAGATGACAACTTAGAGTCTTCACCAAGTCAGTTACACAATCAcacatccatccttcctttcaaTGCAAAAGATACTTGTTTGGCCTCGGGTGCAGGACTGGTAGAAACCGCTGAAGGATCTAGCAATACTTCTCTTCAGTCCAGTCATTCGTGTGGTTCTGATTCCTGGTCCTTGTCTAGTTCAGACAGGTTCACGGATGTGACCACGAATCCTTCAGTTCAGGAAGAAGAACCCTCTGGAATAATGGGTGATGTCCCAGAATCCAAGTATGACTGTAAAGACTGGCACGGAGAAAAGAATGGGGGAACACTCGCTGAAATATGCACAGGGCCTGAATTAACATCTGCCCCCTCTTCGGTCGACCCAGAAGGAGAAACAGCAGAAAGCACAGACGATGGACTATCACCCTCTCAGGTAGCCCTGGGATGTTTAGAAGGCAGCCATTCAATGTCTACGCGTAGGACTTTCTTTCCGGATGGGTCGGTTCAAAACGCTGACTCAGCAAAGACTGGCTGCTCAGTCAGAGACCAGACTGTCGACCCTGATGCCTCAACGGTGGATGAGGAGGGCCAAATGCTTGACAGCACAGAGATCTGCTCCATTGGCCAAGATGGCGCTCACAGACCACGTGCTTTGAGGTCCGGTCAGAGTGCGGAGGGGCCAAAGTCCTTTGTAAATGGCTCCAGTCCTTCCCCTATCTTCGATGAGGACTTCAGCaccacagaggaaggagaggagcttGGGAGCATGCTGAAGAGCAGCCAAAACTCCAGCTCATACTCACCATGGTGGCTAAAATCACCAGCCTTTTCCCGCAGTTCGTCAGATGGGGAAAGCTCCTGGTCTCTGCTGAACTCAAGCAGAAGTTCCTTCGCCTCGCTGGCAGGACAGACCAGTCAAGAGATCCTTGAGGCTCGAACCCTACAGCCTGATGACCTTGAAAAACTTCTGGCGGGCGTGAGGCATGATTGGCTGCTTCAGAGACTGGAGAATACTGGCGTTTTGAAGTCCAATCAACTCCAACAAGCCCACA GTGCCCTTCTGCTAAAATATTCCAAAAAGTCTGAGTTGTGGACAGCGCAGGAAACTGTGGTGTATCTGGGAGACTACCTGAAAGTGAAGAAGAAGGGCAAGCAGAGAAATGCATTTTGGGTCCACTATCTCCATCAAGAGGAAACCCTggggag ATACGTTGGGAAAGAATACAAAGAGAGGAAGGGGCTCCGGCACCACTTCACTGATGTGGAGCGGCAGATGACAGCACAGCACTACGTGACAGAGTTTAACAAGAGACTCTACGAGCAAAAGATTCCGACTCAGATATTCTACATCCCCTCTACAATATTACTG ATTTTGGAAGACAGGACTATAAAGGGATGCATCAGTGTAGAGCCTTACATCCTGGGGGAATTCGTCAAGTTATCCAATAACACCAAAGCAGTCAAAAATGAGTACAAAGCTACAGAATATGGCTTGGCCTATGGCCATTTTTCTTATGAGTTTTCTAACCATAGAGATGTGGTGGTTGATTTACAAG GTTGGGTGACTGGTAATGGAAAAGGCCTGATCTATCTCACGGATCCTcagattcactctgtagaccagaaagaTGTCACTACAAACTTTGGAAAGCGGGGAATATTTTACTTCTTTAATAACCAACATGCAAGCTGTAATGAAATATGCCATCGTCTTTCTCTGACTAGACCTTCACTAGAGCAAACAA GCATGCAGAGCATATTGACATATTGA